The following proteins are co-located in the Vigna unguiculata cultivar IT97K-499-35 chromosome 9, ASM411807v1, whole genome shotgun sequence genome:
- the LOC114162412 gene encoding protein ELF4-LIKE 3-like: protein MEGDTFSGLANGGAQIDANIMQTFQKSFVQVQSIFDQNRLLINEINQNHESKAPDNLTRNVGLIRELNNNIRRVYDLYADLSSSFTKSMEVTSEGDSSGGVKSDGKLGHKRHRPV from the coding sequence ATGGAGGGTGACACATTCTCTGGCCTTGCCAATGGTGGTGCTCAGATTGATGCCAACATCATGCAGACATTTCAAAAGAGCTTTGTTCAAGTCCAGAGCATTTTTGATCAGAACAGGCTACTCATCAATGAGATAAACCAGAACCATGAGTCTAAGGCCCCTGATAACCTCACCAGAAATGTAGGTCTCATTAGGGAGCTCAACAACAATATCAGAAGAGTGTATGACCTATATGCTGATCTTTCAAGTTCCTTTACCAAATCCATGGAAGTTACTTCAGAGGGGGATTCCAGTGGTGGTGTGAAATCAGATGGGAAGTTAGGCCACAAGAGACACAGGCCTGTGTAG